The Culex pipiens pallens isolate TS chromosome 2, TS_CPP_V2, whole genome shotgun sequence DNA window gaatgcgactggtttgatcaaaatcggttcagccagtgctgagaaaactgagtgacattattggtcacatacacacacacatacacacacacatacacacagacatttgttcagttttcgattctgagtcgatatgtatacatcaaggtgggttttcgagctttaaataaaaagttcaattttagtgcaggattatagccttacctcattgaggaaggcaaaaggacgattaataatcaatttacaaaaaCGTAAAGAATtactcaagattttttaaagtcttgAAATTGTGCGGTAAGCCATAACTTGTGGGTTAAACTTTAGAAAATAATgaacaacattatttttaaaacgttaTATCGACAGCCATCTTGGATAACATAATCCTAGATCACTCAAAAGCATTTTTGAGGTCATGTTTTAGCTAAAcgactaaaaataataaaatgaaaaatatgtttatcttGTTTGGATCATCTGGAGTGAATGTTTTTTTGTGGACTAATGTAATTGAAAGTGATTCAataaacttttgtaaaattttgttgtcagatgtttttgtttaaaaaaaaaactaagtcttAAATTAAACTACCAAAAAGgctgtttaaaatttcaattttaatacaattaaatgtaatttttaataaacttttaaacaatttttttaaactcaagcAACGTCTctttaagtgtatttttttcgtaatCGTTTCAATAATGGAACatttgtttttgatattgtttttatttttcacaattttgttttaatattttgtttaattaatgTACTTACTTTTTTATCCTAATAATTCATTCATGTGCAATGGAAATATTCAATTTCATATTCTTTATAAATAACAATTTGTAAAGATcggccgggaaccgtggtgtaggggtaagcgtgattgcctctcacccaatcggcctgggttcgatcccagacggttccggtggcatttttcgagacgagatttgtctgatcacgccttccgtcggacgggaagtaaatgttggccccggactaaccaaaaaggttaggtcgttagctcagtccaggtgtaggagtcgtctccctgggtcctgtctcggtggagtcgcttgtaggcagttggactaacaatccaaaggtcgtcagttcgaatcccggggtggatggaaacttagatgtaaaaagaggtttgcaattgcctcaacaatcaagccttcggacacctagtttcgagtaggaatctcgcaatcgagaacgccaaggcaatgctgtagagcgaataatttgatttgattttgaaagatTAATTTTATTACAGCTATTAGATCTCTCAAGTATACGTCGTTCaacaaattgattttcaaaCGAGATAAACAACAAGAAGCTTCCACTTTATAAATAGTGCTTAACATAGACGTCATTGACAGCGTTACATTGGCGAGGCAGCACGGTGTTAGTAAAATGtgagaaaatattgattttaacaATCTTTACACACTGTAATTACCTTCAATTGTGATGTGGGAACCAATGCATCAAAATGGAGTTTAAGTTTCGGGGAAATCGATTTAAACCTTCAAACAAACTTCAATTTGAGATGAAGGTTGGTTTCGTAATTCCGATGTAACAATACAGACAACCAATAGCAATTTTCACAGAATTGAAATTTTCTCGCATGATTAAAATCAAAGCCGGATTCGATGATTGATCGAAAGGTGTTAACGTGACCTCCTCAAAACAAGAGACCAGGTCGGGTCAACAACCCAAAGTAACCTTCTATACCTTGAAAAAGAGTCCACCCCTCTAACGGTTTATTGAACCATCTTAACCCAAGGTTTCCTCAATTCTATGACCTTGCTCAACCCTAACAAAACCAACCAGACCGAGTGGCACCCGGCATCTAAGTAGGCTTTGGCGGTTTTTTTACGATGATGCGGAAGAACGCTGCTGGAAGAACTTCGCCGTAGTCACCGGCTAGAACAAGTGTTAAAAATTCACACGTGCCTGCCAACACCAACGTCCATCAATTCCTCAACTCACTCAACTTATTATATTGCTCGCACGCAAGATTCCTATCTACGAACCAAATCACGATACCCTGGCGACCTGACCGTTTAGCACCACCGAGCTCATTAGAACCCTAATTTGAACATTTAGATTAAATCTGGAGGTGCGTTTCAAGACGCTATTTGGAGCCGGATGTAacggcaaaaacaaacaaacaaatccaACACGTGAGCAAAATTTTACTTTGATTGAGGTGAGAAATTCGCACCTTATgtacacaaaaacaacaaccgCGACTTAGTAGGCCGGTAGTCGCTGCTTAGTAACGCTTCGTTAGCTTCACGCAAGAGTGTCCGACGTACATCGGGGCGTTatctacttttaggcgatttaGCAACTAGCAAGCCAGATGACTCTCTCTATCGGCAAGATGACCCGTAATTAGAATTTAAGTACACActtctggaaaaaaaacatgttttataatttgcaaatcAGTGATGCCTGAAGGATGATATAAGACAAAATTGTCGAATAAACACGGGGTTCGTGTCCGCCGCTCGTTAGCACCGAAATTCCCATAAAGAACAAGTTGATGAGAAGTCAATATTATTGTTGACCGCCGAAAATTCCCGGAACGCAAAGAGCGTGTCTGGAGAACGGAGGATTATTCTGCAGAACGGTTAAAAAAGGGATTCGTCGAAGACCTTGAAGTGATCAGACCATGATTGAGTAATTCTTGATGTTGTAAAAAAAGTTGGTTTGGTTAATAGCTTTGGCTGTTTTTGCTTCACTTAGAGGCACTCAACTTTAAATTGGATGatatttgatacttttttaatgtattagtttgaatttgcaaatatttcaccgACAATAATAAGCGACGATAATAAGCTACTTCGCTTTCTTGTTCCCTATACAGGGTTGCCacaaatatagatttttgaggtgattttgctaTACAGAAACTGTATGTACAGAAATatagattataaaaaaaacatacatacatagcataataaattaaaacacataacataataaatgaattttttttttatttttttaaatcctttttattaaatttgttgaataagTTTAGacattaaatgtttatttttttaaatcgtttttattaaatttgttgaataagTCTAGACATTAAATGTTAGATTGTTTGtcatttttacgggttaaaaaagatctagaatattttttgtataaattttgttctagaatGTCAATACAGATTGCAAATACAGGTTTTTTCCCAATGATACAGATTTGTGGCTCTCAAAAATACAGAATCAAATGTGGCAACCCTACTataaattccagagttttttttgataaggtcctataaacatacggaagacaatagcttataggaccttttgaaaaaaaaactcttgaatttAAATCTTatataattaataaatttgttttttttttactaatattGGGTACTCGAATCTTAAttaatcttgaaaaaataattttaactcaatttaaccatgcatgttatttataaaatttcacttttccctCCCCCTCCAGAGCCCATTCTGTCAGTATGCAAACGGAAAGACCCCAACCTGGACAAGTGCATCCAGGACGTGGTGGAGCGGATACGACCGAACGTGGCCTCCGGCAACTACGGCTCGTCCAACGTGCTACCCAAGCTGGAACCGGTGGTGATCGAGAAGATCCGCATCGAGCGAGGCAACACCTTTGGGGCTAACTTTTCCAACTTGGTCATTGCCGGCGCCGGCCAGTTTGTGATCAAGAAGCTCAAGACCAATCTGGACGATCGGAAGATCAACGTGAGCGTAATTCTTCCCTCGCTGGATGTTAAGGGGAAGTATTCGCTGAACATGAATATTCTGGTGCTGCGAATCGCCGGAAAGGGAGACATCTCGGCTACTTTGAGTAAGTTGAGTTGCGGATTAAGCTGGATGggcgaaatttaaataaatctctTAATTTTAGACGAAACCAAGGCGATCCTCCGGTTGGAGTACTACACGGAACGTGTTGGCGATCGGGATCTGACGCGATTCCGGCCGATCGATCTGAAGCTCAAGTTCGACAAGGCCCGCTTCTACCTGACCAACCTGTTCAACGGGGATCCTACGCTTGAGCGTGTCGGCAACGATGCCATTAACGAGAACCCGATGGTCCTGCTGGACGAGGTAAAGGAATCCTTCGAGCAGAACCTGTCGAAGAAGTTCACCGAGATCGCCAACAGTTTGGTGAAGGATGCCGACTTGGACGAGATCTTCCCCGAGTAGAGACTCCGTTAAGGTCTAAGTGCAACTGAACCTGAACCAACTTAGTATTAGTAGTCGTATGAACGAGCAAGCAAACTAGTGTACATGTGATTAAGATCCTAGCATCTCTGTGTGTTTTATTTACTCGAATGGCTGTAATAAAATGATTTACATAAGTGTCCGCGCGAGTAGCGAAAATGATTTGCGACGATGACGACTAGCCGGCATTGCCACGTGTTGACAAACTGCCAGACAATTGCACTTTAATGAGATCCGGCCGAGGGGGCTGTCGGACTATACGATAGAGAGCGAGAGAGGGTCATAAGTCAAGCAGAGTCCGAACTTGTTTACCGTCACGAGTGATTAGCAAGTTTCCGATGAATCACAGTAGGCCGCGATGGCTTTGAGCGTAGCGGGGGGAGCCTCAAGGAAAAAGGAACAGCTTCTCTGCGTTTGTATACTGAGAGTTGATAATAGTAGGCGAAAAGTTTATAGTAGCTATTTGTGGAAGGAGTTCATTCATGATAATCGCTTAAAAGTGAAACCCTTTGGGTCTTCATGTTCAGCGGCCTAATGGAAATGTACCTATTTACGGCACACTAAGCGTAACGGTTTGTGTTTGTTATAATCAATTTCGCAGTTATCCCTATCAAACCAACTTACAACTAAGAGACGGTCGAAACAACTTTTGCGGTGCTGGCGCTTTGACTTTTTGTAAAGTCGGCGCATTTTGGTTTTAGCCAGTTTTGAGCCTCTTATCGAtcttgcacttttcaaaaacctcacgaacttatagttcgtgttccagggaacaactttgtcgaagaatgCGAAAAGATTCGTCAAATATTAAGAAGGTTACAGAGTTTATAACATAATCGCtcaaaaacttcaactttttcttcactATCTTCTTGCAGCACTTGTTGCTATGGCAAAAAAGATTCAGGGTAGGCGTCGCGACGCTCATGCAACCGAGCAAGCTGATGGTTGCCAGAAGggcttgaagaaaaagttgaagttttcagtGGTGTTTaaaaaaggatttaaaaaatattttatcaacgaGTCTTGCAAGATCTGAAGATAACATCAATTATTGATCATTAAAATTATGTGATTGGGAAAacgatttctttgaaaataattttaactttaGAATACTTCCAGGTGGGCTACACGGTATAAtgcataacatttcaaaaggccacagcaaacaaaatttattaagaTTAAGAAATTATCGAGctcaaaaatgctttgaattgttCATCTGCACGTTTTTTCAATGCTCTACactgaaaaacaataaaaatatgatttgctccagagaaaaaaaaaacaaaaatgtgttgGAAGTCGCGATGGCTGTTACGACGTATTGCATACTAACCACAGATACATacattgtaaacaaagagtgtatccattttactcaaatgacagtttacagtTTACACTCtacgtttacaaaaaaaatctgttccgttttgaatttaaagtattttttcactgaaaacattttttaaattatatgacAAAATAACTGCTtttctatacagcaattccatttgaaaagagcctaaaccgaaaaaaaagttcttcgatcgggctcaaaatttttctgggggttccttggccaaaataattagacccgtattttttgtttggccattaggatgacctacatcgtgctagggtggttcgaaaaatggcaattttcgtcattttttgcaaaaacctcttttttttcaaaaaatcatatctctgcgccatttcatccgattttagctgtcttagacgcaaaagaaaggtgatgagtttggctatttgggaaaaatagtaagaagtttcaaaaatctagcttaacatttgaaaaagtcgcatgaaaacttaaaatggcgttttgaccgtgtctggaccaaagagcctatgtctgaaaatatttttatcggattcctcggaaaatttcacataacatatcaaaaaattggcgatgtcgaaccgtacgtttcggagatatgattttttgaaaataaagactgagtttttcgacgcgccacgcccaaaaacgggaaaatgacgaaatcggcaaaaaatcaacttttttcactaaaactgcgataactttaaaatttcagcgatgacctatagagtttgggtatcaaaatttccgtaattgaaagacgcaacttttggtaaaaTCTTTAGGtcgtcgctgaaattttaaacttatcacctttcttttccgtctaagacagctaaaatcggatgaatcGGCGCGgagaaatgatttttcgaaaaaaagaggtatttgcgaaaaatgacgaaaattgccatttttcgaaccaccctagcacgatgtaggtcacccttatggccaaacaaaaaaaatacgggtctaattattttggccaaggaacccccagaaaaattttgaacttttttttcggtttaggctcttttcaaatggaattgctgtatatcaaATCAGAAAGATCCAAATCCAAAGTGCTcgtatttgaattaaatttggtTTGAAAGTTCCttgatgagaaaaaaaatatgaatctgTTTTTTCAAAGGCGCACCTAGGTTCACACACATTACACACATTGCTAATCCCATGAAATTGATAACGAAAAAGGCTAGTTTgacaaaacaataacaacaattATTGATTATGGACTGAACCGCCAGAGACTTCAAAAAGGCCCTTTGCCCGATTTGTTCCTGAAAACCATTTATctattaatttgataaaaagtaacaatatgaaaatttttctCATGGTTCCGCCGGTTCAGCTTCTCAACAATCGGTTTAACaggatttattttattgatcaCTTTTTTATGATGCAAAACATGTGGCTTTTTTGGTCTGgattgaaatttattcaaatattaaggATAAATAGAGCAAAAAATTCCGTTTCTGAGACTGTTTccaatcgttttttttcattttcgacaTAGACACAATACTTTCTTCTGTTGAAAAAATCTGAGACCTGTTCAAAACTTAATTAGATTTTCCGTTATCGTATCTCATAAAAATATCTcgtatttcaaataaaataacaaactacccagaattttggctcgagcttcGACATCAGAGTAACGCACTAAATTGATTGTCTACAACTTTTCAAACagcttaaattgaaaatatcacATTCAGTTAGCTCATACTTTATAATTCAataaacagtgaaaaaaaaaaagatggtagTATTActtctgggaaggggtacatcttttatgtcggaaaatatatgtaattttacctctgaaaatgtgtaattctaCCACTTTTCTTGGGTAATgtgactttttcagtctaaattgaggtaaaattacatcataaaggaggtaatattcaactttccaaaatcacaccttccaaatttacacattttttgactaTGTAGTCTATAttgcaattattttgatttcagtATAATTAATGATGTGAACGTTTCTGTTCTGTGAAGTTTCCAATATTATAGTTATGTTATAGAGACATGAACCATTTGTTGAATAAGAGTCAGTCAGatacaataattaaaaaaaaaaacgtctaaGAATAGCAATCTGTATGATGTACATTAGGGTGATCCGTTTTGCAAAAAGTTTCATGGACCGTTCTGGACTTTTTTTGGGATAGATTCAACTACCAAAAGTTCAGAACGATCCtcaaaactttttgcaaaactaACCACCCTAATGTACCTACATCAATCTACGTGAGTGTGATAAGAGGAATAATCGATGTTGACTCTACACTTGTAAACATGATCATCTTCTAGAAAAGGCTAATGATTCTAAATTGACGAGTTTTATCCCAGAGCAACTCAATCAGTTGTGAACTATTTTCAAAACGATGTTCAGAAAAATTCTCACAGAGCCTATCAATTTTATAGTGAAATAATCTTCCTCGAATAACAAACAAATTCTCAGCAAATTatcaccagcaaaaaaaaaaactactataaaaaacgaatctttgaATACATGTATTAAGAAGAAAATAATACAGTTAGTAAAGCACGATTATCCGTAATTGCCCGCTCATTACCCGCAATATGATGAGATGAGATCTTCGACGTAACTATCCGAAGAGGGTGGCGGGGTTAGTTGGAACTATGACGTGTACACTTACCAGTAAGCCAGAAGCTCATCGTGTGCACTAAGTATGCACTAATTAACGCAAAGAGCCGTCGGAAGCAGCAACGAGACGAGGTTAGATCAAGTGATCAGTAAAGTTCACAGCTCGTTTTCAAGAGCCTGAGTGGAGGTATATCTAGGTACGCGAGTGGGTTTGATTGGAGCTAATTCACGTTTAAGGCTTCAATCGAGCGGTTCGAATCAGTGACAATCGGTGGTATAAAGGCACCTGCCGGTAGATTGGCTCGGATTAGTTGAAATCTGCAGGTCGCGGGATAGATTTGCGGAAAGCTGGAGTGataagtttgtttttgtgtgAACAAGTTTGGAACAGGGAGAAAGCCGGTGATATGAAGATCTATGTCGTTGGATTAATAGCGGTGCTGTGCTGCGGGAGTGGTTATGCTCGATTAGGTTggttttcaaaacgaaatgaaactATATTAAGCATGTTGAGGAAATGATCGCAGATTTCGAGAATATGTCATTATTTGTGTTGATGTTAAAGTAATAAAGAAGAACTAAATTCTACACACCATTTGATAACTAGATATAGAAAGATAAATGTAGACATAATTGTGACAAACAAAAGTTCTGTGTGTTTACGATAAATAGTAAGATTGCAATCAATGTGCCGAGTTCAGAAAaggattttattgaaaagaagttTTGTTAGAATTGTCGTCCCGTTTCCCAATAAGAAGATAATGATTTGGATAATTGAATTATATTAGGTTAACTAATGAAATCAAGTGCCTTTATAaacagttctggagttttttttgaaaaggtcctataaacaaaatttaattttttttgctttttgggtgtttttagaaccgccttgagtcaggggtattcaaaaacacccaaaaagcaaaaaatgaaaattttgtttataggaccttttcaaaaaaaaaaaactccagagtttcAGCTTAAAATAACTTGAATACTATTCAAGCTACGAAcccattccataaatttaatCGTTGTCTAGCTAAGCTTCAATATTCAagtaaacaaatatttgttgataaaaagtaaaaaacggTTTTCATAATGTGATTAAAACCTAGTTGTAAATTGTCAACTTTATTTGATTAACCGTGCTCCAAGGTCGTTTAAATATTCTGGTTGTTTTTTATGACAAGAGAGCAATTCTCAACGAAATTCGTCTTTTTTCGAAgatataattttctatacaaatttggcagctgtccatacaaaaatgatgtatgaaaattcaaaaatctgtatcttttgaaggaatttttgattgatttggtgtcttcggcaaagttgtaggtatggataaggactacactgaaaaagaatgatacacggtaaaaaaatattggtgatttttaatttaactttttgtcactaaaactttatttgcaaaaaaacactttttttatatgttttagtggacaaaaatctttgaccgaggtatgattattttttttaataaatactgattttttctaaaaatcaaaatattggtcgcaaaaatttttcaacttcattatttgatgtaaaatcacacttgcaatcaaaaagtactttagtgaaatttttataaagtgcaccgtgttCAAGTTAATGCcagttttaggtaacttttttgaaaatagtcccagttttaaatttttcaaaattagtgcacatggcTGACCacgcttgaaaaaaatatttttaaaaagctgatttttttttctatattatgctttcttgaactttgttgatacgacccttagttgctgagatattgtcatgcaaaggtttaaaaacaggaaaattgatgttttctcaatctcacccaaac harbors:
- the LOC120413855 gene encoding uncharacterized protein LOC120413855 translates to MKHVVAGCMLLVVLNLGFSYAYLEPILSVCKRKDPNLDKCIQDVVERIRPNVASGNYGSSNVLPKLEPVVIEKIRIERGNTFGANFSNLVIAGAGQFVIKKLKTNLDDRKINVSVILPSLDVKGKYSLNMNILVLRIAGKGDISATLNETKAILRLEYYTERVGDRDLTRFRPIDLKLKFDKARFYLTNLFNGDPTLERVGNDAINENPMVLLDEVKESFEQNLSKKFTEIANSLVKDADLDEIFPEAVGSSNETRLDQLKSAGRGIDLRKAGVISLFLCEQVWNREKAGDMKIYVVGLIAVLCCGSGYARLAPVLTACSSGDPDFEKCVKAVVERIRPAIAAGNYGEGQPKAPPLEPISIDQMAIDRGAGFRCKLSDVKIAGAGDFTMRRVKLNKSEKMFNVSVRIPTMLVKGQYELDMQILVLKISGRGDFRLDLNNTLCNMQLKYIFKDDSTVQFQPIAVKLKFDKARFQLQNLFNGDPTLGRVGNEAINQDPHVLLGEVKPAFEESLGKYFTDIANAAVAGASEQEILPP